One Clostridium estertheticum DNA segment encodes these proteins:
- the nrdD gene encoding anaerobic ribonucleoside-triphosphate reductase, with the protein MLHVVKRDGREVQFDSIKITNAIRGAADEIAFNLKESEIIELTQKVLERIEDLDKQQLSVEEIQNIVEDKLLENGHKPIGVAFSNYRRERNKIREIKSDLMKAIEKIGVETDRDNANVGNNFSSKLLRIASESNKWHNLSMMPKHLAKAHENGDVYYHDLDSYNLTVNCLHIPTKEVLERGFNTGYGYIRPAKRIESAAELSCILLQSTQNDMFGGQSHPNFDNDMAAFIEYTRQEIRQEIRELGVDENKINEFAERKLRRAIEQSMQGIVYNLNTMHSRAGSQVPFSSMNIGIPESKDAALVCEIFLTEYEKGLGKGEQPVFPNIIFRVKKGVNREKTDPYHYLYKLACRVASKRMNPTFMNLDADFNKFYYDQGITPATMGCRTYICSNVNGEAGTKGRGNIAPVTINLPRLGILAKGDVDKFYRLLYVKLELSREALMHRYDVLKKLRVKDLPFVAGQGLMLGSEGLAPNDSIEPILKNGSWAIGFIGLAETLAAITGKHHGECAESRKLGVEIISYIRKYTDRLIEETKLNWSTYATPAEGLSGRFILQDKAVFGEIPGVTDKEYYTNSYHIPVGYPISIAEKIDIEAPYHNLCNGGHISYIELDDYPTGEIIMDILDYAYKQTNISYLGINFHIRYCKDCGTYLQSGVQKCTKCGSHNIQGISRVTGYLSLDERFGSGKTAERADRISHTGNHIATY; encoded by the coding sequence ATGCTACATGTAGTCAAAAGAGATGGACGAGAGGTTCAATTTGATTCAATAAAAATAACAAATGCCATAAGAGGAGCGGCGGATGAGATAGCTTTTAACTTAAAAGAAAGTGAAATTATAGAGCTAACTCAAAAGGTGCTTGAAAGAATTGAGGATTTGGACAAGCAGCAACTTTCTGTGGAGGAAATACAGAATATTGTTGAAGATAAGCTTTTAGAAAACGGTCATAAGCCTATTGGAGTAGCGTTTTCTAATTATAGGCGTGAACGTAACAAGATTAGAGAAATAAAATCAGACCTTATGAAAGCTATAGAAAAAATAGGAGTAGAGACAGATAGAGATAATGCTAATGTTGGCAATAATTTTAGTTCTAAGTTACTTAGAATTGCTAGTGAATCTAACAAATGGCATAATTTATCTATGATGCCTAAGCATTTAGCAAAAGCACATGAAAATGGTGATGTATACTACCATGATTTAGATAGCTACAATTTAACTGTAAATTGTTTGCATATACCAACAAAAGAAGTTTTAGAAAGAGGTTTTAATACAGGCTACGGTTATATAAGGCCAGCAAAAAGGATAGAGTCTGCAGCAGAGCTCTCATGTATTTTACTTCAATCAACGCAGAATGATATGTTTGGTGGCCAATCACATCCAAATTTTGATAATGATATGGCTGCATTTATAGAATATACAAGGCAGGAAATAAGGCAAGAAATTAGAGAGCTTGGCGTAGATGAAAATAAGATTAATGAGTTTGCAGAGCGTAAATTAAGAAGAGCTATAGAACAATCCATGCAGGGCATAGTATATAATCTAAATACAATGCATAGCAGGGCAGGATCACAAGTGCCTTTTAGTTCAATGAATATTGGAATACCAGAATCTAAAGACGCGGCACTAGTATGTGAAATATTTTTAACTGAATATGAAAAGGGACTTGGAAAAGGAGAACAACCAGTATTTCCAAATATAATTTTTAGAGTTAAAAAAGGTGTGAATAGAGAAAAAACTGATCCATATCACTATTTATATAAGCTTGCTTGCCGCGTTGCTAGCAAGAGAATGAATCCTACTTTTATGAATTTAGATGCTGATTTTAATAAATTCTACTATGATCAAGGAATTACGCCAGCTACCATGGGATGCCGTACTTATATCTGCTCTAATGTAAATGGAGAGGCGGGAACAAAAGGCAGAGGCAATATTGCACCTGTAACTATAAATCTTCCTAGGCTTGGTATATTAGCTAAGGGGGATGTAGATAAGTTTTATAGATTACTATATGTTAAGTTAGAACTTTCTAGAGAAGCACTTATGCATAGATATGATGTGCTTAAAAAATTAAGGGTTAAGGATTTACCTTTTGTAGCGGGCCAAGGACTAATGCTTGGAAGTGAAGGACTCGCACCTAATGATTCTATAGAACCTATTTTAAAGAATGGGTCATGGGCTATTGGGTTCATAGGTCTTGCTGAAACCCTAGCTGCAATAACCGGTAAACATCACGGTGAATGCGCAGAGTCTAGAAAATTAGGGGTTGAAATAATATCCTACATAAGAAAGTATACTGATAGGTTAATAGAAGAAACTAAGCTTAATTGGAGCACTTATGCAACGCCGGCTGAAGGGTTAAGTGGTAGATTTATACTTCAAGATAAGGCTGTATTTGGTGAAATACCAGGAGTTACGGATAAGGAATACTATACAAATAGTTATCATATTCCCGTAGGGTATCCAATATCCATTGCTGAAAAAATAGATATTGAAGCACCTTATCATAATTTATGTAATGGTGGACATATTAGCTATATAGAACTGGATGATTACCCAACAGGGGAAATTATAATGGACATATTAGATTATGCTTATAAGCAAACAAACATTAGTTATTTAGGAATTAATTTTCATATAAGATATTGTAAAGACTGCGGAACCTATCTCCAAAGTGGGGTTCAAAAATGCACGAAATGTGGTAGTCATAATATACAAGGGATTTCAAGAGTAACTGGTTACTTAAGTTTGGATGAAAGATTTGGTAGTGGAAAAACAGCAGAGAGAGCAGATAGAATATCTCATACTGGGAATCATATAGCTACCTATTAA
- the nrdG gene encoding anaerobic ribonucleoside-triphosphate reductase activating protein — MKLQIGGFLDNSLVNGDGMRAVVFVSGCMHKCVSCQNQVMQGFDYGDSVSVHDILSKIAKNMPIIKGVTFSGGEPFESALALSKLSEGVRNLGLNIWCYSGYTYEEIIHSGDKDKLALLRYIDVLIDGKFNEELKVGACKYTGSSNQRIIDIGKSILKNEIILWE; from the coding sequence GTGAAACTTCAAATAGGTGGGTTTTTAGATAATTCACTAGTCAATGGGGATGGAATGAGAGCTGTAGTCTTTGTATCTGGATGCATGCATAAATGTGTGAGTTGCCAAAATCAGGTTATGCAAGGATTTGATTATGGTGATTCTGTTTCAGTACATGATATTCTAAGTAAAATAGCGAAGAATATGCCCATAATAAAAGGAGTAACTTTTTCAGGAGGAGAACCTTTTGAAAGTGCATTAGCACTATCAAAATTGTCAGAAGGAGTCAGAAACCTAGGATTAAATATTTGGTGTTATAGTGGGTACACTTATGAAGAGATAATACATAGTGGAGATAAAGACAAACTAGCTCTACTAAGATACATAGACGTACTTATTGATGGTAAATTTAATGAAGAATTAAAGGTAGGTGCTTGTAAGTATACTGGCTCATCAAATCAGAGAATCATTGATATAGGGAAAAGTATTTTAAAAAATGAAATTATATTATGGGAATAA
- a CDS encoding MBL fold metallo-hydrolase: MEITWLGHSSFLLQDSKGRKLLTDPFDATIGYEIYKGSPDIVTISHQHFDHNYTKELNGNYKIIDKIGMFYLCDIPIKGTPSYHDKNKGAKRGDNIIFTFKMDEYTLCHLGDLGHLLSDDDIDAIGTVDILFIPVGGNYTLNGKEAAEVTKRINPKIVIPMHYKTSLVTFPLDGVETFLMYMKNATKIDSNKLLINDEIRDSMSVKILNYI; encoded by the coding sequence ATGGAAATAACTTGGCTAGGTCATTCATCTTTTCTTTTGCAAGATTCAAAAGGTAGAAAGCTTTTAACAGATCCCTTTGATGCTACTATAGGATATGAAATTTATAAAGGTAGTCCAGACATTGTAACCATAAGTCATCAACATTTTGATCATAATTATACTAAAGAGCTAAATGGTAATTATAAAATCATAGATAAAATTGGTATGTTTTATCTATGTGATATACCTATAAAAGGTACTCCCTCTTATCACGATAAAAATAAAGGTGCAAAACGTGGTGATAACATAATATTCACTTTTAAGATGGATGAATATACCTTATGCCATTTAGGTGATCTAGGCCACCTTCTTTCAGATGACGATATAGATGCTATTGGGACTGTAGATATATTGTTTATTCCTGTGGGTGGTAATTACACCCTTAATGGCAAGGAAGCTGCGGAAGTTACTAAGAGAATAAACCCCAAAATAGTTATACCCATGCACTATAAAACTTCACTAGTGACCTTTCCCTTAGATGGGGTAGAAACATTTCTTATGTATATGAAAAATGCAACAAAAATAGATAGTAACAAACTGTTAATTAATGATGAGATAAGGGACTCAATGTCTGTCAAAATATTAAATTATATCTAA
- a CDS encoding N-acetylmuramoyl-L-alanine amidase, which produces MKNIFKVFTIMILTFALLIPMQTIVKASTYVDMGPKTNVVVSKPWTVSFNKSLSSTTVNATNIKVLGENNNYIDINVGLANDNKNVIVQPVKNYEANKTYTLVVTQNVKSTDGKPLPKEVRMAFNTKSAPTRPSEVTVCIDPAQYFKNITGANGAKAKDINLSVALKLGAILKTRGFNVVYTRTTDSVPWSVSGEDDAKAAIAKNAKADVFLSINTNNSSNTEASGIETYYVSDVSNNNKVLAGSIQSELVKATESIDRGIKLASDTATFEILKKTSCPAVMMELGFLSNPVEEKLISSDKYQNNAAKAMANGLMNYAGFANTDANYVSIFDISSVGDIMVNLQQGSTYIFPKTVQATMSNNVVKDVAVEWLKSSVALNDIGIYTYEGVIANYSKTVKVTINVTKKTFKIVIDPGHGGYDPGAVGAMGTQEKAIVLQISFKIGDILIRNGVETVYTREIDKTQSLQEKCDVSNNAKPDFFVSIHANAATPSASGIETYYSSGSAAGQKLAQTVQTELINTMGRLDRGIKTANFYVLNNTDATAILVETSFVSNLEEEKLLITDDYQNKLALAISTGILKTLGITNIVP; this is translated from the coding sequence ATGAAAAATATCTTTAAAGTATTTACAATTATGATTTTAACTTTTGCATTGCTGATACCTATGCAGACAATAGTTAAGGCTAGTACCTATGTAGATATGGGTCCTAAGACAAATGTGGTAGTTAGCAAACCCTGGACAGTGAGCTTTAATAAATCTTTGAGTTCTACTACTGTTAATGCCACTAACATTAAGGTGCTCGGAGAAAATAATAATTACATAGACATTAATGTTGGTTTAGCTAATGACAATAAAAATGTAATAGTCCAACCTGTAAAAAATTATGAGGCTAATAAGACATATACTTTGGTAGTTACTCAAAATGTTAAATCTACAGACGGAAAACCTCTTCCTAAAGAAGTTAGAATGGCGTTTAATACTAAAAGTGCACCTACAAGACCAAGTGAGGTTACTGTATGTATAGATCCAGCGCAGTACTTTAAAAATATCACTGGTGCAAATGGTGCTAAGGCTAAGGATATAAATTTAAGTGTAGCGTTAAAACTAGGTGCTATACTAAAAACAAGAGGATTCAATGTAGTATATACTAGAACAACTGATTCAGTACCTTGGAGCGTGAGTGGCGAGGATGATGCAAAAGCGGCAATAGCAAAGAATGCAAAGGCTGATGTGTTTTTAAGTATAAATACTAATAATTCTTCAAATACTGAAGCAAGTGGTATTGAAACGTATTACGTATCTGATGTTAGTAATAACAATAAGGTATTAGCAGGTTCAATACAAAGTGAACTTGTAAAAGCAACAGAATCAATTGATAGGGGAATAAAATTAGCAAGTGATACAGCAACTTTTGAAATATTAAAAAAGACAAGCTGTCCCGCAGTAATGATGGAATTAGGGTTTTTAAGCAATCCAGTAGAAGAGAAATTAATAAGCAGTGACAAATATCAAAATAATGCTGCAAAGGCTATGGCTAATGGGCTCATGAATTATGCTGGCTTTGCAAATACAGATGCTAATTATGTTTCTATTTTTGATATATCTTCAGTTGGAGATATAATGGTTAATTTACAACAAGGTAGCACCTATATTTTCCCTAAAACGGTACAAGCTACTATGAGTAATAACGTGGTAAAAGATGTTGCAGTAGAATGGCTTAAAAGTTCAGTTGCTCTAAATGATATAGGTATTTATACTTATGAGGGAGTTATAGCAAATTATAGTAAGACAGTTAAAGTTACAATTAATGTTACTAAAAAGACCTTCAAGATAGTAATAGATCCAGGGCATGGGGGATATGATCCAGGAGCAGTAGGAGCAATGGGAACTCAGGAAAAGGCTATAGTATTACAAATTTCTTTTAAGATAGGAGATATATTAATTAGAAATGGTGTTGAAACTGTATACACAAGAGAAATTGATAAAACACAAAGTCTTCAAGAGAAATGTGATGTTTCGAATAATGCTAAACCAGATTTTTTTGTAAGTATTCATGCCAATGCCGCTACTCCGTCAGCTAGTGGCATTGAGACTTATTATTCTAGTGGGAGTGCAGCTGGGCAAAAGCTGGCTCAAACTGTTCAAACTGAATTAATTAATACAATGGGAAGACTGGATAGGGGAATTAAAACTGCAAATTTTTATGTTTTAAATAATACAGATGCTACCGCTATATTAGTAGAAACATCCTTCGTCTCTAATCTAGAAGAGGAAAAACTACTAATTACCGATGATTATCAAAATAAATTAGCTTTGGCAATTTCAACAGGTATTCTTAAGACTCTAGGAATAACTAATATAGTGCCTTAA
- a CDS encoding glutamine synthetase has protein sequence MLKNLIYVIPKENHSEKDIKEILLAHAEVKFVSLVGIDLSGNDTDERIPMTVFLNDISGFSKGAIQTDGSSVVFPGIATLNNAKTDMLADFDCNWFIDYNYENIDRETNLPVGTLKIPCLLLHNNIPVDSRSILKKSVSSFKTTLLNLFKEYPSALASFNFSYEDIDEILLTSATELEFWVKTPNDSNSADIEELSTSQELKEQYWSRLKGSVRTALEQSLTLMGEYGFEPEMGHKEVGGVKAQLGETGSLTHIMEQLEIDWKFSDALQCADNELFIRNLVRETFRRNKLDVTFLAKPVQDVAGSGKHTHVGVTVKLKNGKRVNLFTSTKKHFLSTIGYASAMGVLKNYEVINPFISPTNDSLRRLKPGFEAPVCIVTSLGHSVDVPSRNRSILLALIRDLDNPLATRFELRAPNPHTNTYLALATIYMGMLDGLVYSIKNNKSEDDLLKELSKAPGEDSDYLEKHRAYRSEENVFDFYTTEEREEYFGKAPKTIYENLLGLDEYPEKLEVLKAHDVFTTSLLNSFKMAITTRWVTEINNRILNAYAEEIRNSKMIHTPERALDLDLANWQRINDLRHFIMKDTYSKTSLFTKIKEASKIENYKELSALQLQLDAQMEELRLCYTNYKKNLLDI, from the coding sequence ATTTTGAAAAATTTGATTTATGTAATTCCAAAAGAAAATCATTCTGAAAAAGATATTAAAGAAATTTTACTTGCCCACGCTGAGGTGAAATTCGTTTCTCTAGTAGGTATTGACCTATCCGGAAATGACACCGATGAAAGAATTCCAATGACTGTATTTTTAAATGACATTAGTGGTTTCTCTAAGGGGGCTATACAAACTGACGGTTCATCCGTAGTATTCCCTGGAATCGCTACTCTAAATAATGCTAAAACAGACATGCTAGCAGATTTTGATTGTAATTGGTTCATCGACTACAATTATGAAAATATTGACCGTGAAACAAATCTACCTGTAGGGACATTAAAGATTCCATGTTTATTATTGCATAATAATATTCCAGTGGATTCAAGATCTATCTTAAAAAAATCCGTTAGCTCTTTCAAAACAACCCTTCTTAATTTATTTAAAGAATATCCATCAGCATTAGCTTCCTTTAATTTTTCATATGAAGATATTGATGAAATCCTACTTACTTCTGCTACTGAGTTAGAGTTTTGGGTAAAAACACCTAATGATAGCAATAGCGCTGATATAGAGGAACTATCTACTTCTCAAGAACTAAAAGAGCAATATTGGAGTAGACTTAAAGGAAGTGTTAGAACTGCCCTAGAACAATCTCTTACTCTAATGGGAGAGTATGGTTTTGAACCAGAAATGGGACATAAAGAGGTTGGTGGTGTAAAAGCTCAACTAGGAGAAACTGGTTCTCTAACGCATATTATGGAACAGCTTGAAATAGATTGGAAATTTTCTGATGCTCTTCAATGCGCGGATAATGAACTATTTATCAGAAATTTAGTAAGAGAAACATTTAGACGTAACAAGTTAGATGTTACCTTTCTAGCAAAACCTGTGCAAGATGTAGCTGGCAGTGGTAAACATACTCATGTTGGTGTAACTGTAAAATTAAAAAACGGCAAGAGAGTTAACTTATTTACTTCAACTAAAAAACACTTCCTAAGCACTATAGGTTATGCATCCGCAATGGGCGTACTTAAAAATTATGAAGTAATAAATCCATTTATTTCTCCAACAAATGATTCACTAAGAAGATTAAAGCCTGGTTTCGAGGCTCCTGTTTGCATAGTAACTTCACTTGGCCATAGTGTAGATGTTCCTTCAAGAAATAGATCTATACTACTCGCGCTAATAAGAGACCTTGATAATCCCCTTGCTACAAGATTTGAGCTTAGAGCTCCAAATCCACATACTAATACTTACCTAGCTTTAGCTACCATATATATGGGAATGCTAGATGGACTTGTATACTCTATAAAAAACAATAAATCTGAAGATGACCTTTTGAAAGAATTATCTAAAGCACCCGGCGAGGACAGTGATTATTTAGAAAAGCATAGAGCATACAGAAGTGAAGAAAATGTATTTGATTTCTACACAACTGAAGAGCGTGAGGAGTATTTCGGAAAAGCACCTAAAACCATTTATGAAAATCTTCTTGGACTCGATGAATATCCTGAAAAACTTGAAGTTCTTAAGGCTCATGATGTATTTACTACTAGTTTATTAAATAGTTTTAAAATGGCAATAACTACTAGATGGGTTACTGAAATAAATAATAGAATATTGAATGCTTATGCAGAAGAAATTCGAAATTCTAAAATGATTCATACTCCAGAAAGGGCTTTAGATTTAGATTTAGCAAATTGGCAAAGAATTAATGATTTAAGACACTTTATAATGAAGGACACTTATTCTAAGACTAGCCTTTTTACTAAAATAAAAGAAGCTTCCAAAATAGAAAACTACAAAGAGCTTTCTGCCTTACAACTACAATTAGATGCACAAATGGAAGAACTTAGACTTTGTTATACCAACTATAAAAAGAATTTATTAGATATCTAA
- the ileS gene encoding isoleucine--tRNA ligase, translating to MYKKNDPSKSFMDIEKDILKLWKEKDIIQQNFDLNEEGEFFTFYDGPPTANGKPHIGHVLTRVMKDIIPRYKVMKGYKVPRKAGWDTHGLPVELEVEKRLGINGKPGIESYGVEKFVTECKNSVFSYVSMWEEMSERVGYWIDMENPYVTYHNDYIESVWWALKQMWDKDLVYKGHKIMPYCPRCGTSLSSHEVAQGYKDVKETSVYVKFKVKGEEKSILVWTTTPWTLPSNVALAVNKKYDYVEVVQEDETLILSKELLGKLEGDYEVVREFKGEALLGLEYEQMFKFETPKEKAFYIVHGDFVTLSDGTGIVHIAPAYGEDDNMLGKQNDLPLINLVDIEGKFIDCVTPWKGVFVKDADAKIVEYLKENNVLYKSEKFTHSYPHCWRCDTPLLYYPRDSWFVRMSSVRDKLIENNNKVNWMPDNVRTGRMGKFLEGVIDWSISRTRYWGTPLPIWECECGHREMIGSIAELNEKGIDVPEGIELHKPFIDKVHLKCPKCNKSMTRVEEVIDAWFDSGSMPFAQHHYPFENKEMFEANFPAQFISEAVDQTRGWFYTLLAISTTVFDTNPFENCIVLGHVLDKDGLKMSKHTGNVLSPFTVLDNQGADALRWYFYTASAPWLPSRFYEDAVIDAQRKFIGTLWNVYSFYILYADLDNFDPTKYENFVSENIMDKWMMSKLNSLVKSTDDHLTNYRITQGALELEAFVDELSNWYVRRNRSRYWVESLTDDKIGAYMTLYRVITTFAKIAAPFIPFVTEELYQNLVVTFDKNAPESVHLCAWPEYREDLVDSLLEEEMDKAYKTVKLGRSARNAANIKNRQPLAKMRVSLGSLPEYYGDIVKEELNIKEVELGADLSKYVKFEIKPNLPVLGKPYGKFIPGIKKAIGAMNQMELAQTINNGGVVTIEVNGTEIELNSERLLVTMQGLEGYAFAGEGEMGVVLDTNITEELKEEGNVREILSKIQNMRKESGFEVADKIRLYVSGNEMLQNIILKFEEQIKRDTLSVEVVYNAKREYIAVKINGEDLELAVEKV from the coding sequence ATGTACAAGAAAAATGACCCTTCAAAAAGTTTTATGGATATAGAAAAAGATATACTGAAGCTTTGGAAAGAAAAGGACATTATCCAACAGAATTTTGATTTAAATGAGGAAGGAGAGTTCTTTACTTTTTATGATGGTCCACCAACAGCCAATGGTAAGCCACATATAGGACACGTTTTAACAAGAGTTATGAAGGATATAATTCCAAGATATAAGGTAATGAAAGGTTACAAAGTTCCTAGAAAAGCAGGTTGGGATACTCATGGACTACCAGTAGAACTAGAAGTAGAAAAAAGACTTGGGATTAATGGTAAACCTGGAATAGAATCATATGGAGTAGAAAAATTTGTAACAGAATGTAAGAATAGTGTTTTTAGCTATGTTAGCATGTGGGAAGAAATGTCTGAGAGAGTTGGATACTGGATAGATATGGAGAATCCTTATGTAACTTACCATAACGATTATATCGAATCAGTTTGGTGGGCATTAAAGCAAATGTGGGATAAGGACTTAGTATACAAAGGGCATAAAATAATGCCGTATTGCCCGAGATGTGGAACATCGCTATCCTCTCACGAAGTAGCTCAAGGATATAAGGATGTAAAAGAAACTTCAGTTTATGTGAAATTCAAAGTAAAAGGCGAAGAGAAGTCTATACTTGTGTGGACTACAACTCCTTGGACGCTTCCAAGTAACGTGGCACTTGCAGTGAACAAAAAATATGATTATGTTGAAGTGGTACAGGAAGATGAAACTTTAATACTTTCAAAAGAATTACTAGGAAAATTAGAGGGAGATTATGAAGTAGTACGAGAATTTAAAGGAGAAGCGCTTTTAGGCCTTGAATACGAACAAATGTTTAAATTCGAAACACCTAAAGAGAAAGCCTTCTATATAGTTCATGGGGACTTTGTAACTCTGTCAGATGGTACAGGTATAGTTCATATTGCCCCTGCTTATGGTGAGGACGATAACATGCTTGGAAAACAAAATGATTTGCCACTTATTAATTTAGTTGATATAGAAGGTAAGTTTATAGATTGTGTTACTCCATGGAAGGGTGTTTTTGTCAAAGATGCTGATGCTAAGATAGTAGAATATCTAAAAGAAAATAATGTCTTATATAAATCAGAAAAATTCACACATTCCTACCCGCATTGTTGGAGATGTGATACACCACTTTTATATTACCCAAGAGATAGTTGGTTTGTAAGAATGTCTTCAGTTAGAGATAAACTTATAGAAAATAATAATAAAGTTAATTGGATGCCAGATAACGTAAGAACAGGAAGAATGGGTAAATTTCTTGAAGGAGTTATAGATTGGAGTATAAGTAGAACTAGATATTGGGGAACTCCACTTCCAATTTGGGAATGTGAATGCGGCCATCGCGAAATGATAGGAAGTATAGCAGAGCTAAATGAAAAGGGAATTGATGTACCAGAAGGAATAGAACTTCATAAACCATTTATAGATAAGGTACATTTAAAATGTCCAAAATGTAATAAATCAATGACTAGGGTAGAAGAAGTTATAGATGCCTGGTTTGACTCTGGGTCAATGCCATTTGCACAACATCACTATCCATTTGAAAACAAAGAAATGTTTGAAGCAAACTTCCCAGCTCAATTTATTTCAGAGGCAGTAGATCAAACAAGAGGTTGGTTCTATACACTACTTGCGATATCAACTACTGTATTTGATACAAACCCATTTGAAAACTGTATAGTACTTGGTCACGTCTTAGATAAAGACGGACTTAAAATGTCTAAGCATACAGGAAATGTGCTCAGTCCATTTACAGTGCTAGATAATCAAGGAGCAGATGCTCTAAGATGGTATTTTTATACTGCTAGTGCTCCATGGCTTCCTTCAAGATTCTATGAGGATGCAGTTATTGATGCACAAAGAAAGTTTATAGGAACACTTTGGAATGTATATTCCTTCTATATTCTATATGCTGATTTAGACAATTTTGACCCAACTAAATATGAGAATTTTGTGTCTGAGAATATAATGGACAAATGGATGATGTCAAAATTAAACTCATTAGTTAAGAGCACAGATGACCATTTAACAAACTATAGAATAACTCAAGGAGCTCTTGAACTTGAAGCCTTTGTTGATGAACTTTCTAATTGGTATGTAAGACGTAATAGATCAAGATACTGGGTAGAATCACTTACAGATGATAAGATAGGCGCTTATATGACATTATATAGAGTTATAACAACTTTTGCTAAAATAGCGGCTCCTTTTATACCATTTGTAACAGAAGAATTATATCAAAACCTAGTAGTTACCTTCGACAAAAACGCTCCAGAAAGTGTTCATTTATGTGCTTGGCCTGAATATAGAGAAGACCTTGTGGATAGTCTTTTAGAAGAAGAAATGGATAAGGCTTATAAAACTGTTAAACTAGGAAGAAGTGCTAGAAATGCTGCTAATATAAAAAATAGACAGCCACTAGCAAAAATGAGAGTTAGTCTTGGATCTCTTCCAGAATATTATGGAGACATAGTAAAAGAAGAACTTAACATTAAGGAAGTAGAGCTAGGAGCTGATCTTTCTAAATATGTTAAATTTGAAATAAAACCAAACCTTCCTGTGCTAGGAAAGCCATATGGTAAATTTATACCTGGCATCAAAAAAGCTATAGGAGCTATGAACCAGATGGAACTTGCTCAAACGATAAATAATGGTGGGGTAGTTACTATAGAGGTAAATGGAACAGAAATAGAATTAAATAGTGAAAGATTACTTGTTACTATGCAAGGGCTAGAAGGCTATGCATTTGCTGGAGAAGGCGAAATGGGAGTAGTCTTAGATACTAACATCACAGAAGAACTCAAAGAGGAAGGAAACGTACGCGAGATCTTGAGTAAAATTCAAAACATGAGAAAAGAAAGCGGTTTTGAAGTTGCTGACAAGATCAGACTGTATGTGTCTGGAAATGAAATGCTTCAAAATATAATTTTAAAATTTGAAGAGCAAATCAAACGGGATACATTATCTGTAGAAGTTGTATACAATGCCAAAAGAGAATACATTGCAGTTAAGATAAATGGAGAAGATTTGGAACTCGCTGTAGAAAAAGTATAA